The window TTCCGCTTGTGGCCATCACCGGTCAAGTGCCGCAGGCGATGATCGGCAAAGGCGGTTTTCAGGAAACGGATTTCTTCGGGTTGACGCTGCCTATCGTGAAGCACAGTTATTTGGTGACCGACGTGAACGACATTCCACGCGTCATCAAGGAGGCGTTTTACATTGCGCAGACGGGTCGGCCGGGGCCGGTCGTCGTGGATGTGCCCAAGAACGTGCAACAGACCAAGGCGCAACCGGTGTTTCCGCGCGAGGTCCATCTGCGCGGTTACAATCCGATGAAGAAGGCGGATGATCTTGCACTGAACGAAATCATCGGGTTGATCGAGAAGGCCGAGCGGCCGGTGCTGTATTGCGGCGGCGGGATCATCAGCGGCAACGCGAGCGAGGAATTGCGGCAGTTTGCCGAGGCGACGCAGATTCCGGTGACGACGACGATCATGGGTTGCGGCGCGTTTCCGGAGACGCATCCGCTGTCGTTGCGCTGGCTGGGCATGCACGGGACCGCGTACGCGAATTGGGCGGTGAGCGGCGAGTTCAAATATAGGGAGAAGCTGACCGACCCGATGATCAAGGTGAAGGATGGCGCGGATTTGCTGCTGGCGTTTGGCGTGCGCTTCGACGACCGCGTCACGGGCAAGGTGGACAAGTTTTGTGAGACGGGCACGATTGTGCACATCGACATCGACACGTCCGAGCACAACAAGAACCGAAAAGTGCAACTGGCCATTGAGAGCGACATCAAATACGCACTCGGTCGCCTGGCGGAAATGGTGAGGAAGCGGCCGATTCAAAAGAAGTTCACCGCGTGGCACCAGCAAGTTGCCGAGTGGAAGGAACGGGCGCCGTTTCAGTACCGCGTCACTGACGAAGTGATCAAGTCGCAACACATGCGTGATCATCTGGAGGGCAAAGCCGGCGAGGTGATTCTGCCGCAGATGGTGATCGAGATGTTGTACGAGATGACGAAGGGCGAAGCGATTCTCACCACAGGCGTCGGCCAGCATCAGATGTGGGCGGGGCAGTACTACAAATACAAATTTCCTCGTCAATTCTTGACGAGCGCAGGGCTGGGTGCAATGGGCTACGGCTACCCGGCCGCGTTGGGAGCGAAGGTGGCGTGTCCGGATCGACAGGTCATTGACGTGGACGGCGACGGTTCGTTCCTGATGAACATCCAGGAACTGGCGACGGCGCACATTGAAAAGATTGCGGCGAAGGCAATCATCCTGAACAACCAGCATCTCGGCATGGTGGTGCAATGGGAGGACCGTTTCTACGCCGGCAATCGCGGTCACACTTATCTCGGCGATCCGGAAAACATGAAACAGATTTATCCGGATTACGTTGCGATGGCCAAGAGTTTCAATGTGCCGGCGGAACGGGTCATGTACAAGCGAGACTTGCGCGCTGCACTGCAGCGGATGCTCGATTCAGACCAGCCGTATGTGCTTGATGTCATCACGCCTTACACGGAACATGTGTTGCCGTTCATTCCTGCCGGCAAAACAGTGGCGGACATGATCTGGAAGCCGTAATGCGATCGATGCTCAACCCAGCAAGCTGAAGCTTGAACGCCAACAACGCTTGCCGCCGGGTTTCCTTTTGTTACGCTGGAGCGCGATGCGAAACCTATTTCTTTGGCTGGGGCTGGTAGTCTGTGCGTGGCCGACTCTCGCCGCCGAACGCAAGTTTGATTTCAACGAACTGGCATTGAACAAACCACCGCCCGGCTTCCGCAGCACGGTTTCCGGCGAAGGCGGGCCGGGAGACTGGAAGGTCATTCAGGATGAGGTGCCGCCGTTGCTGCCGCCGCTCTCGCCCAATGCCCCCGGTGTCACCAAGCGGGCGGTGCTGGCGCAACTGGCGCAAGACCCCACGGACGAGCATTTCCCGATGTTGATTCTTGATGGAGAAACGTACGGAGATTTTACATTGACGACCCGTTTCAAGACAATGGATGGGAAAGTGGAACAGATGGCGGGCGTGGCGTTTCGGATCCAGGATGAAAAGAATTACTATGTCGTGCGCGCCAGTTCGGCAGGGAATACCTTCCGATTCTACAAGGTGGTCAACGGTCAGCGCGGTCAGATCATCGGCCCGGCCGTGCAGATATCCAGGGGCGTCTGGCACGAATTGACCGTGGAATGCAAAGGCAACCAAATCCGCTGCCTGCTCAACGGCAAGGAACTGATTCCGACGCTGACCGACAATTCGTTCAGCAGCGGCAAGGTCGGCTTCTGGACCAAGTCAGACTCCGTGTGTTATTTCACGGATACGAAGGTGACCTTCACACCGCGCGAGGTCTTTGCTCAGGTGCTGGTGCGCGAGACGTGCAAGAAATATCCCCGGCTGCTCGGGCTGGAGATTTACGCCCAGGCCGGCGCGCCAACCCAGTTGCGCCTCATTGCCAGCAAGAAGGAAAAGGAAGTTGGTCGACCGGGCGGGAAAACGGAACAGGACGTCATCGAGCGCGGGATCATTTACTATGGCAAGGAACAGGCCTCCTGTTCGGTCGTCATGCCATTGCGCGATCAGAACGGGGACGCCATGGCGGCGGCGCGCGTGACCATGAAGTCGTTTCCCGGTCAGACTGAGGAAAGTGCCATTATCCGGGCCGTGCCGATCATCAAGGAGATGCAGGCCAGACTTACTTCGGCCAAAGAATTAGCCGAATAATCTTTTGCTTCCGCCGCAGATCAAGCGGTATTCGTTCTCAAGAGTGCGATGGCAAGAAACGAAGCGCGTTGATCCGATTGAATAATCTGGCTTTGGACCAGCGCGACCTTTCGCGGCAGACTTCCTGCTCTATCGAAAGTATGAAGCTGGGTGTTTTCATAGAGCGGGACGGGGTTCTGAACCGAGTCCGTGTGGAACGCCAACATCAGGTCACGCCACTGACGTTGGACGACTATCACATCAATGTGGTCGCGCGCAGCTTGCTCGAAAAGTTGAAGGCGGCTGGCTTTGTTCTCATCGTGACGACCAACCAGCCTGGCCTCTCCCGCGGCTACCAATCCCGCCGCGAGTTGGACTTGATGCACGAACGTCTGCGTCACACTCTCCCGCTGGATGACATCCTGGTCTGCGCTCACGACGAAACCGACCGTTGTCCCTGTCGCAAACCCAAACCGGGGCTGCTCATCGAAGCCGGCTTCAAGTGGCATCTGGATCTGGATCGCTCGCTGGTCATCAGCGACAAGTGGCAGGACGCCGAAGCCGCCCGGACCGCAGGTTGCACCTCATTCCTGATCAAATCACCCTGGGTGGGATCTGGACACCACGATTTCGTGCTCCCCGATTTGACGAGCGTTGTGGACAAGATTCTCCATCTCCACACCAGCAAGCGCGCATTGGTCGGTTAGCACAGTGGTCAGCATCCACTGACTGAATTCTTCAGAAAAATGATTCCCGTGCCGCGATCTTCGTTGCTCACCTGCACAAGGACGGTCTGTGCTCGCGTTGTTTCGTGAGTGGTGGAAGCGGAGAGCGTCAAGGTTTGGATGGTTTGTCGCTTTCAGACGGCGTCGCAGCGTCTGTCGCCGGTAGGTCATTGGGCGCCGGACGACGCATTCCGCCAACCACGATAAAATCCCCGTCCCCTCCCGGCTGCAACCTGGGCCGTGTGTTCGCGATCTCATGTGTCTGCCGCACTATGATGTCGCCATCCGGATTGATCACTGTGTAACTGAATGCGCGGGGTCCGGTCTGATACAAAATGTGGAGATTGCTGAATTTGTCCACCTGCGGCTCCGGCCGGGCGAACGAAACAATCGGGCCGATGGCGATCACCTTGAACACCTTGCCCTCGGAAGCGTCGGTGAGACGGAGGTAAAGCCGCAACTGCTTCAGGTAATTGGCTTGTTGCAGGATGTATTTCCGCACCTCGGGTTGCTGATTGTTGGCGCCGACGGCCAGCGGTAGCCCAAATTCCTGCTCCCACAACTTGGCGCCACGAATGATGTCGAACGACTTCGGCTTGCTGACGTATTGTTTGTCCCACTGCTTGATCCTCACCGTCGCGATCACCGTATATCGTCCGGCCTTGGTCAGGTTGAAGTAGGGGGTCAAATCCACGCGCTTGGTCGCCATCTTGGAAGAGTCCAAAGCGAATTCCCCGGTCACTGGAATTTCTCCACTCTTGGAAACCACGAAGCCGTCCCGCGCCTCCACCGAAAACGTCAGCCAGTCCCCATCCTCTCCCAGATGCAAGGTCTGTCCGGAGCGATTGGTGATGCGGACG of the Verrucomicrobiota bacterium genome contains:
- the ilvB gene encoding biosynthetic-type acetolactate synthase large subunit — its product is MSKTTAIAEKKKPAARERAEVGPPMLGSEILVAALEREGVDTIFAYPGGASMEFHQALTKSKKIRTILPRHEQGGAFAAEGYARATGRAGVCMATSGPGATNLVTGIADAYMDSIPLVAITGQVPQAMIGKGGFQETDFFGLTLPIVKHSYLVTDVNDIPRVIKEAFYIAQTGRPGPVVVDVPKNVQQTKAQPVFPREVHLRGYNPMKKADDLALNEIIGLIEKAERPVLYCGGGIISGNASEELRQFAEATQIPVTTTIMGCGAFPETHPLSLRWLGMHGTAYANWAVSGEFKYREKLTDPMIKVKDGADLLLAFGVRFDDRVTGKVDKFCETGTIVHIDIDTSEHNKNRKVQLAIESDIKYALGRLAEMVRKRPIQKKFTAWHQQVAEWKERAPFQYRVTDEVIKSQHMRDHLEGKAGEVILPQMVIEMLYEMTKGEAILTTGVGQHQMWAGQYYKYKFPRQFLTSAGLGAMGYGYPAALGAKVACPDRQVIDVDGDGSFLMNIQELATAHIEKIAAKAIILNNQHLGMVVQWEDRFYAGNRGHTYLGDPENMKQIYPDYVAMAKSFNVPAERVMYKRDLRAALQRMLDSDQPYVLDVITPYTEHVLPFIPAGKTVADMIWKP
- a CDS encoding DUF1080 domain-containing protein, producing the protein MRNLFLWLGLVVCAWPTLAAERKFDFNELALNKPPPGFRSTVSGEGGPGDWKVIQDEVPPLLPPLSPNAPGVTKRAVLAQLAQDPTDEHFPMLILDGETYGDFTLTTRFKTMDGKVEQMAGVAFRIQDEKNYYVVRASSAGNTFRFYKVVNGQRGQIIGPAVQISRGVWHELTVECKGNQIRCLLNGKELIPTLTDNSFSSGKVGFWTKSDSVCYFTDTKVTFTPREVFAQVLVRETCKKYPRLLGLEIYAQAGAPTQLRLIASKKEKEVGRPGGKTEQDVIERGIIYYGKEQASCSVVMPLRDQNGDAMAAARVTMKSFPGQTEESAIIRAVPIIKEMQARLTSAKELAE
- a CDS encoding HAD-IIIA family hydrolase; translation: MKLGVFIERDGVLNRVRVERQHQVTPLTLDDYHINVVARSLLEKLKAAGFVLIVTTNQPGLSRGYQSRRELDLMHERLRHTLPLDDILVCAHDETDRCPCRKPKPGLLIEAGFKWHLDLDRSLVISDKWQDAEAARTAGCTSFLIKSPWVGSGHHDFVLPDLTSVVDKILHLHTSKRALVG